GCAAGTCGCATTTCATCCAGGAAGTGTGGTGCCGGGCATAGATTTTTCAAATGACCCGTTATTGCAAGGCCGCCTGTTTTCTTATACAGATACGCAATTAATCCGCCTTGGCGGCCCGAATTTCCATGAGCTGCCGATTAACAGACCCGTTTGTCCGTTCCACAACAATCAGCGTGACGGTTATGGAAGACAAACGATTAACAAAGGTCAAGTGAGCTATCACCGGAATTCACTTGCGGCCAATACACCATCGCCTGCAAGTGAAGAAGAAGGCGGCTATGTGCATTACCAGGAAAAAGTAGAAGGTCGTAAAGTGCGGGCCAGAAGTAAAAGCTTTGAAGATCATTTTTCTCAAGCGGCGATGTTTTGGAACAGCATGAGTGATGCAGAAAAGCAGCATATCATTGATGCATTCAGCTTTGAGCTTGGGAAAGTGAAAAGCAAATCTGTTCAGCAGCAGGTAGTAGACATGTTTGCAAATGTGAGCCTGGAATTAGCGACAGGCTTTGCGGAAGCGATCGGGGCGAACCCGCCTTCAAGCGAAGGTTCGCAGGTGACAAAATCCTCGCCTGCACTCAGCATGGAAAACACAAAGAAAAAACCGGCAACACGGAAGGTCAGTGTGATCATCGCCAATGATTTTAACGGACCTGAAGTCTCATCCATCCTTGACTCGTTAAAAGCCGAGGGCATCCAACCGGAAATCATTAGCGAAAAGCTGGGAATAGTAAAAGGCTCAGATAACTCGGAGCTGGAAGCGGCGCATACGTTCCTAACAGCTGATTCCGTCTTATTTGACGCCATCTATGCAGCTGGAGGGATAGCGAAAAATAAAGCATTTTATCAGGATGCATCCTCCTTTATTAATGAAGCCTTTCTACACTTTAAGCCGATCGGTGTTACTCATGAAGGAAAAACATGGATAAAAAAAGAGGTTGAGAACAGTAAAGGAGTAGTCGTTGGAGAAAATAGCAGCGGATTTGCGGAAGAATTCATCGAGGCGATTACAGCCCATCGATTTTGGGATCGACAAATCGTTTAAAAGAGAGGGAAATCCTCTCTTTTTTCATTTGATTTTGGCTTAGAGTAGACATTGACAGCGAATGCTTTTTCAAAGAAAAAATATAATAGATTTATAAGTTTTTATAGAGGAAATTGAAGATTAATAATAAGAGTGGTAAATTAATAAAATATAAATTATACAATATACAATATACAATGTTATATTCTTTTGCTGTTGCAAGGAAATGTATTTTGTATATGTAAAGCAATAAAATTAAGAATTTTTTTCAAAATTAGATGACACTTAGGAGGAGATAAAATGAATCAAAACTTTAAGACAATGGTTACAAGATTAGGCAGCCATAATCCAACATCATTATCAGTGCCAGAAAACATTCCGATCACTATGAGTTCGGTATTTGCTTTTGACGATGTTGAAAGTTTAAATAAAGTTTACAACGGTGATGCGGAAGGCTTTATTTATTCAAGAATGACAAATCCTGTTCATGAAGCACTAAAAGAAGTCATGTTTTCAATAGACGAAGGGGAAGACGCTCTCGTTTTCTCTTCAGGGATGGCAGCAATTACTTCAACTTTAATCACTCACCTGCATTCAGGTGACCATGTATTGGCATCTCATGTGTTATACGGTGAAACTTATGAATTTTTAAAATATCAATTAAAAAAATTCAATATTGATGTCACCTTTGTTGATTTTTCTAATGACAATTGGGAGCAGTATTTCACACCAAAAACGAAACTGGTCTATACAGAAACGATTTCAAACCCGATGATGGCTGTGGATAATTTGACGGAAATAGCGAATATCGCTCATGATTATCACGCGAAATTAGTAGTTGATAATACGTTTGCCACACCTATAGTTTGTCAACCATTAAATCTTGGAGCAGACATTGTTGTCTATAGTGCTACAAAGTATTTATGCGGACACGGCGATGTAACTGGCGGCATTGTCGTATCGAACAAAGAGACGATTAGTGCCATTGATAAGGTAGGGACGCTTTATGGCGGCTGTATAAGTCCGTTTGATGCTTGGATTCTTATTCGAAGCTTAAAAACGTTGGAGCTGCGAATGAGAGAACATTCTAACAATGCTTTGAAATTAGCTGATTTCTTTGAGGGCCATCCAAAAATCAATAAGGTCTATTATCCGGGGCTGCAATCGTCTCCTTCATTCAATCCGGCTAGTTCTTTTTTTAACAATGAGCTATATGGCGGCATGTTATCAGTAGACCTAAAAGGAAACGACGAAAGCTATCGAACTTTTATTGACAACTTAGAAGGAATAAAATTCGTGCCTAGTTTGGCAGATGTGAAAACGTCTGTTTGTTCACCAGCTATCACTTCTCATCGGAATTTAAGCGATAACGAGCTCAAACAAGCAGGAATTTCGAAAGGTTTAATTCGGATATCTACAGGTCTTGAAAATATAGATGATCTCATTTCTGAATTCGATAAGGTTTTAAATCTTATTTAATCAGAAACTTTTCAAGTAAAAAAGCCAAACATTAAAGATACCCTCGTGGCAATTACGGAAGACAAATAGTTTATAGAAAAAACTTAAAGGGGGAAGTGCTCTAGTTAAAAACCGGCATGGGTCAGATTTAATTGAACTCATGCCGGTTTTTTAGTGTATTTGTAGGTAAAGAATTAAAAGAGAACTGGACCTAATAATTTTATTTTCGTGTCCAATCCTCTTTAAAGAAACTTCAACTTGTTGTTCGAACCATCTCCCATATTTTTATCACGGGCCCATTCTTTAATATGACGAATATCTTTCGGGGTTGTTCTGCAACAGC
This window of the Bacillus gobiensis genome carries:
- a CDS encoding catalase, translated to MSNDRKVNENSKNEQLETFRVDDEGKKLTTNQGVKVSEDEFSLKAGERGPTLMEDFHFREKMTHFDHERIPERIVHARGFAAHGEFQVYESMKEFTKAKFLQDPSVKTPVFVRFSTVAGSRGSAETVRDARGFATKFYTEEGNYDLVGNNIPVFFIQDAVKFPDLIHAVKPEPHNEIPQAASAHDTFWDFVANNQESAHMVMWTMSDRAIPRSFRMMEGFGVHTFRLVNDEGKAHFVKFHWKPVLGSHSLVWDEAQKISGKDPDFHRRDLSEAIDNGDYPEYELGVQIIKEEDEFNFDFDILDPTKLWPEEDVPVKIIGKMTLNRNVDNVFAETEQVAFHPGSVVPGIDFSNDPLLQGRLFSYTDTQLIRLGGPNFHELPINRPVCPFHNNQRDGYGRQTINKGQVSYHRNSLAANTPSPASEEEGGYVHYQEKVEGRKVRARSKSFEDHFSQAAMFWNSMSDAEKQHIIDAFSFELGKVKSKSVQQQVVDMFANVSLELATGFAEAIGANPPSSEGSQVTKSSPALSMENTKKKPATRKVSVIIANDFNGPEVSSILDSLKAEGIQPEIISEKLGIVKGSDNSELEAAHTFLTADSVLFDAIYAAGGIAKNKAFYQDASSFINEAFLHFKPIGVTHEGKTWIKKEVENSKGVVVGENSSGFAEEFIEAITAHRFWDRQIV
- a CDS encoding trans-sulfuration enzyme family protein → MNQNFKTMVTRLGSHNPTSLSVPENIPITMSSVFAFDDVESLNKVYNGDAEGFIYSRMTNPVHEALKEVMFSIDEGEDALVFSSGMAAITSTLITHLHSGDHVLASHVLYGETYEFLKYQLKKFNIDVTFVDFSNDNWEQYFTPKTKLVYTETISNPMMAVDNLTEIANIAHDYHAKLVVDNTFATPIVCQPLNLGADIVVYSATKYLCGHGDVTGGIVVSNKETISAIDKVGTLYGGCISPFDAWILIRSLKTLELRMREHSNNALKLADFFEGHPKINKVYYPGLQSSPSFNPASSFFNNELYGGMLSVDLKGNDESYRTFIDNLEGIKFVPSLADVKTSVCSPAITSHRNLSDNELKQAGISKGLIRISTGLENIDDLISEFDKVLNLI